In a single window of the Streptomyces sp. CGMCC 4.7035 genome:
- a CDS encoding DUF6230 family protein, whose translation MESQVRGGTRWKRFAVVMVPSVAAAAAIGVGLAQGALAASFSVSGQEFKVSAGHLHGDGFAQYGGIDTGYTSTDGKTKTVRPVAISSFENATITKMCQSVKTEIPLIGKTIYLRLDAGPDDNHKVEATNLYIDVAQLDADAQFNNIDIGVAVQDKTRGPAVKDKTVLPGGFAQQAESADLYGVEQTAWATTAGTFKLNGLKMRLGTDPKMECY comes from the coding sequence ATGGAGTCCCAGGTGCGTGGCGGGACCAGATGGAAGCGGTTCGCTGTGGTCATGGTGCCCAGCGTTGCCGCGGCCGCAGCGATCGGTGTCGGGCTCGCGCAGGGTGCGCTGGCCGCGTCGTTCAGCGTTTCCGGCCAGGAGTTCAAGGTGTCGGCCGGGCATCTGCACGGTGACGGCTTCGCCCAGTACGGCGGTATCGACACCGGCTACACGTCGACCGACGGGAAGACCAAGACGGTCCGTCCGGTCGCGATCTCGTCGTTCGAGAACGCGACCATCACGAAGATGTGCCAGTCGGTCAAGACGGAGATCCCCCTCATAGGGAAGACGATCTACCTCCGTCTCGACGCGGGGCCGGACGACAATCACAAGGTCGAGGCCACGAACCTCTACATCGATGTCGCCCAGCTCGACGCCGACGCGCAGTTCAACAACATCGACATCGGCGTCGCGGTCCAGGACAAGACCAGGGGCCCTGCGGTCAAGGACAAGACCGTGCTGCCGGGCGGCTTCGCCCAGCAGGCGGAGTCGGCCGACCTCTACGGCGTCGAGCAGACGGCGTGGGCGACCACGGCCGGCACCTTCAAGCTCAATGGCCTGAAGATGCGTCTTGGTACGGACCCCAAGATGGAGTGCTACTGA
- the pyk gene encoding pyruvate kinase codes for MRRSKIVCTLGPAVDSHEMLVTLIEAGMNVARFNFSHGTHAEHQGRYDRVRAASAETGKAIGVLADLQGPKIRLETFAEGPVELVRGDEFTITTEDVPGDKSICGTTYKGLPGDVSHGDQILINDGNVELKVLEVEGPRVKTIVIEGGVISDHKGINLPGAAVNVPALSEKDIEDLRFALRMGCDMVALSFVRDANDVKDVHRVMDEVGRRVPVIAKVEKPQAVANMEDVVMAFDGVMVARGDLAVEYPLEKVPMVQKRLIELCRRNAKPVIVATQMMESMITNSRPTRAEASDVANAILDGADAVMLSAESSVGAYPIETVKTMSKIVIAAEEELCSKGLQPLVPGKKPRTQGGSVARAACEIADFLGGKGLVAFTKSGDTARRLSRYRAIQPILAFTTDEATRNQLTLSWGVESHVVPFVNSTDEMVDLVDHELVKLKRFNEGDIVVMTAGSPPGVPGTTNMVRVHHLGEGRN; via the coding sequence ATGCGCCGTTCGAAAATCGTCTGTACTCTCGGCCCCGCGGTCGACTCCCACGAAATGCTCGTCACGCTGATCGAGGCCGGCATGAACGTGGCCCGCTTCAATTTCAGCCATGGCACCCACGCAGAGCACCAGGGGCGGTACGACCGCGTCCGGGCCGCGTCCGCCGAGACCGGCAAGGCCATCGGTGTCCTCGCCGACCTTCAGGGCCCGAAGATCCGCCTGGAGACCTTCGCGGAGGGCCCGGTCGAGCTGGTGCGTGGTGACGAGTTCACCATCACCACCGAGGACGTGCCGGGCGACAAGTCGATCTGCGGTACGACGTACAAGGGCCTGCCGGGCGACGTCTCCCACGGCGACCAGATCCTGATCAACGACGGCAACGTCGAGCTGAAGGTCCTGGAGGTCGAGGGCCCGCGGGTGAAGACGATCGTCATCGAGGGCGGCGTCATCTCCGACCACAAGGGCATCAACCTGCCCGGCGCGGCGGTGAACGTCCCGGCGCTGTCCGAGAAGGACATCGAGGACCTGCGGTTCGCACTGCGCATGGGCTGCGACATGGTCGCGCTCTCCTTCGTCCGCGACGCCAACGACGTCAAGGACGTCCACCGCGTCATGGACGAGGTGGGCCGTCGCGTCCCGGTCATCGCCAAGGTGGAGAAGCCGCAGGCGGTGGCGAACATGGAGGACGTCGTGATGGCGTTCGACGGCGTGATGGTCGCCCGCGGCGACCTGGCCGTCGAGTACCCCCTCGAGAAGGTCCCGATGGTGCAGAAGCGGCTCATCGAGCTGTGCCGCCGCAACGCCAAGCCGGTGATCGTGGCGACCCAGATGATGGAGTCGATGATCACCAACTCCCGTCCGACGCGCGCCGAGGCCTCCGACGTGGCCAACGCGATCCTGGACGGCGCCGACGCGGTCATGCTGTCGGCCGAGTCGAGCGTGGGCGCGTACCCGATCGAGACGGTCAAGACGATGTCGAAGATCGTCATCGCGGCCGAGGAGGAGCTGTGCTCCAAGGGCCTGCAGCCGCTGGTCCCCGGCAAGAAGCCCCGCACCCAGGGCGGCTCCGTCGCCCGCGCGGCCTGCGAGATCGCGGACTTCCTCGGCGGCAAGGGACTGGTGGCCTTCACCAAGTCCGGTGACACCGCCCGCCGGCTGTCCCGCTACCGCGCGATCCAGCCGATCCTGGCGTTCACCACGGACGAGGCCACCCGCAACCAGCTGACGCTGAGCTGGGGCGTGGAGTCGCACGTCGTGCCGTTCGTGAACAGCACCGACGAGATGGTCGACCTGGTCGACCACGAGCTCGTCAAGCTCAAGCGGTTCAACGAGGGCGACATCGTGGTCATGACGGCCGGCTCCCCGCCCGGCGTCCCGGGCACCACGAACATGGTGCGGGTGCACCACTTGGGCGAGGGGCGCAACTGA
- a CDS encoding Hint domain-containing protein, translated as MTGGQLPRLAPDKTDTTASATAADDPGAPFDLKNAERVRKEQCLLSGVLRKGGPAMKEVARAGLIGTEEQLHTAANPEYWNGTPLHAAFEKDRAAADVKMDELWGRAYVWQESLHVEQPPPGYSYSGFQWVESDANPFRTINLSSWVADQFWKDESDFYVDPHPTASKESVDAATAIYNARYSEATKENYEDRKAWEWEMQFMHPMYADDARLFLQYGGFPTSAPDPDSMEFRLDVENLKARFASCAFTNAIDPHGVLTPELAVAHTEWQDELAGQKTQRDTIIRAESQANSDLSTASQALGEALAQSLIATRLTDWQAYWTKQTAADHPNDYPEATEFTQVQKWIRDARGRAAGRLFVASRAALDAKTQADKVTKAQNEAYAIADQAGLPRGRGLLYGQQAAQVTKASAAAAQAAAKAVETAFNATRASAADSKTLNDLANTQAHATKAEFRRKAAQEAEAQAKAAAEGAAAQAQEAAKHAAEAKAAENKAEAAEKTAKDAAADAKAKRQKAEAERDYAKSQKELAEAERNKAQDAETRAQSQRQVAADKLSDAQAAGKTAAEKKDGALAAERRATRARDGALAAEERRDSLVAKADAAEALLAAVDGTADAIEARQAATKARAAADDATTAATAARKAADEATEAATEARAAATRAEGAAKRAQAAADAAKRDVAITEAAVKKAHAAAADAIAAAQAAKWNAIAAKAEAETAQKAAAKARGDATVARSEAALAGADSIRAAGHAYATAQAASAARDSAAQVVKPANDAIELGSPYAETDSSAGLAVLTGQASKTAAQQQVAVAKAKAEQAAKAAAEAKALAAKADADAKAAAEAAANAADYAASATKSAAEAQASSEAADASAKAAKKAEANTVEYNRQATEDADAAQKAATSADDYATQADSAATDAERDAASARGAADAAEADASTARGVADQAEKDAATAEAAAANSRNLAVEATQASIRTEQVDFEDRQEQQRTADGSGTGKDGVVMKPSGDTRVDIDPLSDCVGSHSGSEIGCEIDLKFHVYGEMDFYLESCPLPGVDRSKCGKAIQRDYLTSSPLDVTFREDNVHVDGVALTASVLKAVAAGAVADIVGCSKLKISSCLWLAGSIILPGLLVKAAEAALAIRTAIRGGSGIGAAIWGLRGSGLTASAAANLERLGRQALNAMCFPAGTRIATDHGTKPIEDIRPGDKVWAEDPETGERRLREVAGVMQRTTDSLVSVDTGGETVRATPEHPFWVQGKGWTAAQALRSGDRLRTLDDRGARVESVRTTSVRARVFNFEVEGDHTYFVGGTKVLVHNTCRIFPNRMSTTLAEELSLAERLGIRPAKPGSADWERYIDFDGEPVKWAVLEDGQLVIMPKMVNGKELSHPVLSGGGPVRAAGEAEIAGGNGQYFGLRIDSHSGHYFVTDDPFWAPGGGAEQVGKEAFAAAGVMF; from the coding sequence GTGACTGGCGGTCAACTCCCACGCCTGGCCCCCGACAAGACCGACACGACCGCGTCCGCCACGGCCGCCGACGACCCCGGCGCCCCTTTCGACCTCAAGAACGCTGAACGCGTCCGCAAGGAGCAGTGCCTCCTCAGCGGCGTCCTGCGCAAGGGCGGCCCGGCGATGAAGGAGGTCGCCCGGGCCGGTCTCATCGGTACGGAGGAGCAACTGCACACGGCTGCCAATCCGGAGTACTGGAACGGCACACCGCTCCACGCGGCCTTCGAGAAGGACCGGGCCGCGGCCGACGTCAAGATGGACGAGCTCTGGGGCCGCGCGTATGTGTGGCAGGAGTCTCTTCATGTTGAGCAGCCTCCGCCCGGTTACTCGTACTCCGGCTTCCAATGGGTGGAGAGCGACGCCAACCCGTTCCGCACCATCAACCTGAGCAGCTGGGTCGCTGACCAGTTCTGGAAGGACGAGTCCGACTTCTACGTCGATCCGCACCCGACGGCGAGCAAGGAGTCCGTCGACGCGGCCACGGCGATCTACAACGCCCGCTACTCGGAAGCCACCAAGGAGAACTACGAGGACCGTAAGGCGTGGGAATGGGAGATGCAGTTCATGCATCCCATGTACGCCGACGACGCGCGCCTCTTCCTCCAGTACGGCGGCTTCCCCACCAGTGCACCCGACCCGGATTCGATGGAGTTCCGGCTCGACGTAGAAAACCTCAAGGCGCGGTTCGCGTCCTGCGCGTTCACCAACGCGATTGACCCGCACGGTGTGCTGACCCCGGAACTGGCCGTGGCACACACCGAATGGCAGGACGAACTGGCGGGGCAGAAGACCCAGCGGGACACCATCATCCGGGCCGAGTCGCAGGCCAATTCCGATCTTTCGACGGCATCTCAGGCGCTCGGCGAGGCGCTCGCCCAGTCACTGATAGCAACCCGGCTGACCGACTGGCAGGCGTACTGGACCAAGCAGACGGCGGCCGACCACCCCAACGACTACCCCGAGGCGACCGAGTTCACCCAGGTCCAGAAGTGGATCAGGGACGCCCGGGGCCGGGCGGCCGGCCGCCTCTTCGTTGCTTCCCGGGCAGCGCTGGACGCCAAGACCCAGGCGGACAAGGTCACCAAGGCCCAGAATGAGGCGTACGCCATCGCCGACCAGGCCGGTCTGCCGCGCGGCCGGGGGCTGCTCTACGGGCAGCAGGCCGCGCAGGTCACCAAGGCGTCCGCGGCCGCCGCGCAGGCGGCGGCGAAGGCCGTTGAGACCGCCTTCAACGCGACCCGCGCCTCAGCCGCCGACAGCAAGACGCTGAACGATCTGGCCAACACCCAGGCACACGCCACGAAGGCCGAGTTCCGGCGCAAGGCCGCTCAGGAGGCCGAGGCCCAGGCGAAGGCCGCCGCCGAGGGCGCCGCCGCGCAGGCCCAGGAGGCTGCGAAGCACGCGGCCGAGGCAAAGGCCGCCGAGAACAAGGCGGAGGCTGCCGAGAAGACCGCCAAGGACGCGGCCGCCGACGCCAAGGCAAAGCGCCAGAAGGCCGAGGCCGAGCGCGACTACGCCAAGTCGCAGAAGGAACTGGCCGAGGCGGAGCGCAACAAGGCCCAGGACGCCGAGACGCGCGCGCAGTCCCAGCGGCAGGTTGCGGCCGACAAGCTGTCCGACGCGCAGGCCGCCGGTAAGACGGCGGCCGAGAAGAAGGACGGCGCGCTGGCGGCCGAGCGCAGGGCGACGAGGGCGCGTGACGGCGCGCTGGCCGCCGAGGAGCGCAGGGACAGCCTCGTCGCGAAAGCCGACGCAGCGGAGGCGCTGCTCGCCGCTGTGGACGGCACGGCGGACGCCATCGAGGCCCGTCAGGCCGCGACCAAGGCGCGGGCGGCAGCCGACGATGCCACCACCGCGGCTACCGCGGCACGCAAGGCGGCGGACGAGGCCACCGAGGCGGCTACCGAGGCACGCGCGGCCGCGACCCGCGCCGAAGGGGCGGCGAAGCGCGCCCAGGCGGCGGCGGACGCCGCGAAGCGTGACGTTGCCATCACCGAGGCCGCGGTGAAGAAGGCCCACGCGGCCGCCGCCGACGCCATCGCTGCGGCCCAGGCGGCCAAATGGAACGCGATTGCCGCGAAGGCGGAGGCGGAGACCGCTCAAAAGGCGGCTGCCAAGGCCCGGGGCGACGCCACAGTCGCCCGCTCCGAGGCTGCACTCGCCGGCGCCGATTCGATCCGCGCCGCGGGCCACGCCTACGCCACCGCGCAGGCCGCCTCAGCGGCCCGTGACTCGGCGGCCCAGGTGGTCAAGCCGGCCAACGACGCCATCGAACTCGGGTCCCCGTACGCGGAGACCGACTCCTCGGCGGGCCTCGCCGTGCTGACGGGCCAGGCTTCGAAGACGGCCGCGCAGCAGCAGGTAGCGGTCGCCAAGGCGAAGGCGGAGCAGGCTGCGAAGGCCGCAGCCGAGGCCAAGGCACTGGCTGCCAAGGCGGACGCCGATGCCAAGGCGGCAGCCGAGGCCGCGGCCAACGCGGCCGACTATGCGGCAAGCGCCACCAAGTCCGCGGCCGAGGCCCAGGCATCGTCCGAAGCGGCGGACGCCTCCGCCAAGGCGGCGAAGAAGGCCGAGGCCAACACCGTCGAGTACAACCGGCAGGCCACCGAGGACGCCGACGCGGCCCAGAAGGCGGCCACCTCGGCCGACGACTACGCCACGCAGGCCGACTCCGCCGCCACGGACGCCGAGCGGGACGCGGCGAGCGCCCGGGGTGCGGCCGACGCGGCGGAGGCCGACGCGTCCACCGCGCGCGGCGTCGCCGACCAGGCCGAGAAGGACGCGGCCACGGCCGAGGCCGCCGCGGCCAACTCCCGCAACCTCGCGGTGGAGGCCACCCAGGCCTCCATCCGTACGGAGCAGGTGGACTTCGAGGACCGTCAGGAGCAGCAGCGCACCGCCGACGGCAGCGGCACCGGTAAGGACGGTGTCGTGATGAAGCCCAGCGGTGACACGCGGGTCGACATCGACCCGCTGAGCGACTGCGTGGGCAGCCACTCCGGGAGCGAGATCGGCTGCGAGATCGACCTCAAGTTCCATGTGTACGGCGAGATGGACTTCTACCTTGAGTCCTGCCCGCTGCCCGGTGTCGACCGCTCCAAGTGCGGCAAGGCCATCCAGCGCGACTACCTGACGAGCTCGCCGCTGGACGTCACCTTCCGCGAGGACAACGTCCACGTCGACGGTGTGGCCCTTACCGCGTCTGTCCTGAAGGCCGTCGCCGCCGGTGCGGTCGCCGACATTGTGGGCTGCTCGAAGCTCAAGATCAGCAGCTGCCTGTGGCTGGCCGGCAGCATCATCCTGCCGGGACTGCTGGTCAAGGCTGCCGAGGCCGCGCTCGCGATCCGCACGGCCATCCGCGGGGGCAGCGGGATCGGCGCCGCCATTTGGGGCCTGCGCGGCTCCGGCCTGACCGCGTCGGCGGCGGCGAACCTGGAACGTCTCGGTCGGCAGGCCTTGAACGCCATGTGCTTCCCGGCCGGGACCAGGATCGCCACCGATCACGGCACCAAGCCGATCGAGGACATCAGGCCCGGTGACAAGGTCTGGGCCGAGGACCCGGAGACGGGCGAGCGGCGCCTGCGCGAGGTGGCTGGGGTGATGCAGCGCACCACCGACTCCCTGGTCTCCGTCGACACGGGCGGAGAGACGGTCCGGGCTACCCCCGAGCACCCGTTCTGGGTGCAGGGCAAGGGCTGGACGGCTGCCCAGGCGTTGCGGTCGGGGGACCGACTGCGGACGCTGGACGACAGGGGCGCGCGCGTCGAGTCGGTGCGGACGACTTCCGTACGGGCGCGGGTGTTCAACTTCGAGGTCGAGGGCGATCACACCTACTTCGTCGGCGGGACGAAGGTGCTGGTGCACAACACCTGCCGGATCTTCCCGAACCGGATGTCCACCACACTTGCCGAGGAACTCTCGTTGGCCGAGCGGCTTGGCATCCGCCCCGCCAAGCCAGGGTCCGCCGACTGGGAGAGATACATCGACTTCGATGGCGAACCGGTCAAGTGGGCCGTGCTGGAGGACGGACAATTGGTCATCATGCCCAAGATGGTCAACGGCAAGGAGCTCTCCCACCCCGTGCTGAGCGGTGGCGGTCCGGTCCGGGCTGCCGGTGAGGCGGAGATTGCGGGTGGTAACGGCCAGTACTTCGGCCTGCGCATCGATAGCCACAGCGGTCACTACTTCGTCACGGACGATCCCTTCTGGGCGCCCGGCGGCGGAGCGGAACAGGTCGGGAAAGAGGCCTTCGCGGCGGCCGGGGTGATGTTCTAG
- a CDS encoding acetate kinase yields MSQTRVLVLNSGSSSVKYQLLDMRDSSRLAMGLVERIGEQTSRLRHTALATGDTREQNGPIADHQAALKAVAEELAKDGLGLDSPELAAIGHRVVHGGMFFTEPTVIDDAVLTEIERLIPVAPLHNPANLTGIRTAMALRPDLPQVAVFDTAFHTTMPESAARYAIDVKIADRHRVRRYGFHGTSHAYVSRATAKLLGKAPEEVNVIVLHLGNGASASAVRGGRCVDTSMGLTPLEGLVMGTRSGDLDPAVIFHLQRVGGMSMDEIDTLLNKRSGLFGLCGDNDMREIRRRIDEGDEEARLAFDIYIHRLKKYIGAYYAVLGRVDAIAFTAGVGENAAPVREAAVAGLEELGLAVDGDLNAVRGDEPRLISPASARVAVAVVPTDEELEIATQTYALVGRGN; encoded by the coding sequence GTGAGCCAGACCCGCGTCCTCGTCCTGAACTCCGGCTCCTCGTCGGTGAAGTACCAGCTGCTGGACATGCGTGACAGCAGCCGGCTGGCCATGGGCCTGGTCGAGCGCATCGGCGAGCAGACGTCCCGGCTCAGGCACACGGCGCTCGCCACGGGCGACACCCGTGAGCAGAACGGCCCGATCGCCGACCACCAGGCCGCGCTCAAGGCGGTCGCCGAGGAGCTGGCCAAGGACGGGCTGGGACTCGACTCGCCCGAGCTGGCCGCCATCGGCCACCGTGTGGTGCACGGCGGCATGTTCTTCACCGAGCCCACTGTCATCGACGACGCCGTGCTCACCGAGATCGAGCGGCTCATCCCCGTCGCGCCGCTGCACAACCCGGCCAACCTCACCGGCATCCGCACGGCCATGGCGCTGCGCCCCGACCTGCCGCAGGTCGCCGTCTTCGACACGGCGTTCCACACGACGATGCCGGAGTCCGCGGCGCGCTACGCGATCGACGTGAAGATCGCGGACCGGCACCGGGTCCGGCGGTACGGGTTCCACGGGACCTCGCACGCGTACGTGTCCCGGGCGACCGCGAAGCTGCTGGGCAAGGCGCCGGAAGAGGTGAACGTGATCGTGCTGCACCTCGGCAACGGCGCTTCCGCGTCGGCGGTCCGGGGCGGCAGGTGCGTGGACACCTCCATGGGGCTCACCCCCCTGGAGGGGCTCGTGATGGGGACGCGCTCCGGCGACCTGGATCCCGCCGTCATCTTCCATTTGCAGCGTGTTGGCGGAATGTCCATGGATGAGATCGACACTCTTCTCAACAAGAGGAGCGGTCTGTTCGGTCTGTGCGGCGACAACGACATGCGGGAGATCCGCCGGCGGATCGACGAGGGCGACGAGGAGGCGCGGCTCGCCTTCGACATCTACATCCATCGACTGAAGAAGTACATCGGCGCCTATTACGCGGTACTCGGACGGGTGGACGCGATCGCGTTCACGGCCGGGGTGGGCGAGAACGCGGCCCCGGTGCGGGAGGCCGCCGTCGCGGGCCTGGAGGAGCTGGGCCTGGCGGTCGACGGCGACCTGAACGCCGTACGCGGCGACGAGCCGCGGCTGATCTCGCCCGCGTCCGCGCGGGTGGCGGTCGCCGTGGTGCCGACGGACGAGGAACTGGAGATCGCCACACAGACCTACGCACTGGTCGGAAGGGGCAACTGA
- a CDS encoding FG-GAP repeat domain-containing protein: protein MFTLVSRSVRQAAAVAAVLAASAVLAVTATKAAPISSSAPDPAQAGHADKAPLIQQAAGEGSGLFPLITRDKNGRLFDYEPKGTGGFAARFDLGGGYADATALTQANISANLTGTDLYAVIDGMLYYTAERGNDTKVLGGGWDAYNLLVSVDNMGGTAHPDLLARDKDGALWLYQGKADGTLAARVRAGTGGWNGMDELTGRGDYTGDGKADLVARSTTGTLYLYPGTGNATADAVVGTRVTVAAPSGTAWKDYTALVSVGDNDGDGKSDLIGVDSAGALWLFKGTGKSSAPFAARTQIGTGGWTAYNLLF, encoded by the coding sequence ATGTTCACTCTCGTCAGTCGCTCGGTGCGCCAGGCAGCGGCGGTCGCGGCCGTACTCGCCGCGAGCGCCGTACTGGCGGTGACGGCGACGAAGGCCGCACCGATCTCGTCGTCTGCACCGGACCCCGCCCAGGCGGGCCACGCCGATAAGGCACCACTGATCCAGCAGGCAGCCGGGGAGGGCAGCGGGCTGTTCCCGCTCATCACCCGGGACAAGAACGGCCGTCTCTTCGACTACGAACCCAAGGGCACCGGCGGATTCGCCGCCAGGTTCGACCTGGGCGGCGGCTACGCCGACGCGACCGCACTCACCCAGGCCAACATCTCCGCCAACCTCACCGGCACCGACCTCTACGCCGTCATCGACGGCATGCTCTACTACACGGCCGAGCGCGGCAACGACACCAAGGTGCTCGGCGGAGGCTGGGACGCCTACAACCTGCTCGTGTCGGTGGACAACATGGGTGGCACCGCGCATCCCGACCTGCTCGCCCGGGACAAGGACGGCGCGCTCTGGCTCTACCAGGGCAAGGCCGACGGGACCCTTGCCGCCAGGGTCCGCGCCGGCACGGGCGGCTGGAACGGCATGGACGAGCTCACCGGCCGCGGCGACTACACCGGCGACGGCAAGGCCGACCTCGTCGCGCGTTCCACCACCGGAACGCTCTACCTCTACCCGGGTACCGGCAACGCCACCGCCGACGCGGTGGTCGGCACCCGTGTCACGGTCGCCGCGCCCAGCGGCACCGCGTGGAAGGACTACACCGCGCTCGTCTCGGTCGGCGACAACGACGGCGATGGCAAGTCGGACCTGATCGGCGTGGACAGCGCGGGCGCGCTGTGGCTGTTCAAGGGCACCGGAAAGTCTTCGGCCCCGTTTGCCGCCCGCACGCAGATCGGCACCGGCGGCTGGACCGCGTACAACCTGCTCTTCTGA
- a CDS encoding DUF6114 domain-containing protein yields MSAETPVQSAGNFTRLRLRFRDWRGSRPFWAGVFTLLGGVPIAYFPYATLKLGTMSIAMATTAGAGSLIIGVLLFTLGLTMWFQQATRIFAGVAAIILGLVSLVVSNIGGFIIGFLLSLIGGALAVSWVPVKPKAEGAGGQQAGWGPAGDGVAETAPEGAIGQPGLPNAPYEPADGGAGHGVPAEDANGGHRVG; encoded by the coding sequence ATGAGTGCCGAGACTCCGGTCCAGAGCGCCGGGAACTTCACCCGGTTGCGTCTGCGATTCCGTGACTGGCGGGGCAGCCGGCCGTTCTGGGCAGGTGTGTTCACCCTGCTCGGCGGGGTGCCGATCGCCTACTTCCCTTATGCCACCCTGAAGCTGGGCACCATGTCGATCGCCATGGCGACCACCGCGGGTGCTGGCTCCCTCATCATCGGTGTCCTCCTATTTACGCTGGGCCTGACCATGTGGTTCCAGCAGGCGACGCGCATCTTCGCCGGTGTCGCGGCGATCATCCTCGGTCTCGTGTCCCTGGTGGTCTCCAACATCGGCGGCTTCATCATCGGCTTCCTGCTCTCGCTGATCGGCGGCGCGCTCGCCGTTTCCTGGGTGCCGGTTAAGCCGAAGGCCGAGGGGGCCGGAGGGCAGCAAGCCGGATGGGGTCCTGCGGGGGACGGCGTCGCGGAAACCGCTCCTGAGGGCGCCATCGGTCAGCCGGGCCTGCCGAATGCTCCGTATGAGCCGGCCGACGGTGGTGCGGGGCACGGCGTCCCGGCCGAAGACGCCAACGGAGGGCACCGTGTCGGCTGA